Proteins encoded by one window of Lentimicrobium sp. L6:
- a CDS encoding BamA/TamA family outer membrane protein has protein sequence MKTILRIITLLILLNYMGSCSLKRSIPENRQIVAKNHIKIIDNNKISKVELEEFITQPQTPKALAFFYYNLWIYKTYKNKHDNGFNRWIMKVFGDAPVIWNQSDTKKSETDIKAYLHNNGYFKADVFSYIEHKPNKAVITYNVTTRKAYTIGKIEYDFIDTTLSEIDIQSGSLLKAGDDFNTYTLDDERTRISETLRNQGYFKFNPEYINYLVDTALNNHQVHIITKINPPLSKDSDTITGHFTRYKIDNVYIYTDYETDQKLNQAYDTLVVDLATTRKAKAIGTYHFLYKNKLRVNPNVIAQSIFIEPDEDFNSRDLKETYQKLNRFPTFKYIDINYRTTEDSSNDKLDTHIKLYRSKLQYYTLETDGTNSSGDLGVRLGVHYGNKSLFRGGELLSLRLTTAFENRKYNGYENTSKFLFFNTLEYGVLLSIYSPSFIVPIKQSRFPKYFKPQTVIQFGYNYQLRPSYKRHLTSFQFGYEWRQKKFVFHRLTALDVSVIKIYPSDEFQAALDTISNLRYKDQYQDHFIAALKYDFIYNSQEIRKHKSFKFFNARFEAAGNLSYGLSELFNAKKTNGYYTVFGIRYAQYLKLELDYRHYIALTNRQGIIYRFNTGLGLPYGNSLALPFEKGFYGGGANGMRAWAYRDLGPGIYKNPYGPGYDKMGDIKIEANLEYRFPLYSYLKGAAFIDIGNIWQLYKSDAFEGGKFNLDTFYKQFAMDGGIGFRLDLDFFIIRLDGAAKFIDPAKDNGDRFVLPKAHISDIYWSFGIGYPF, from the coding sequence GTGAAAACTATTTTAAGAATCATTACACTTCTTATTCTCCTCAACTATATGGGCTCTTGCAGCCTCAAACGGAGTATACCAGAAAATAGACAAATAGTTGCGAAAAATCATATCAAGATAATTGACAATAATAAAATTTCTAAAGTAGAATTAGAAGAATTTATTACTCAGCCCCAAACTCCGAAAGCTTTGGCTTTCTTTTATTATAATCTTTGGATTTATAAAACCTACAAAAACAAACATGACAATGGTTTCAACAGATGGATCATGAAAGTTTTCGGTGATGCACCAGTCATCTGGAACCAAAGCGATACTAAGAAGTCAGAAACAGACATCAAAGCTTATTTACATAATAATGGATATTTTAAGGCTGATGTGTTTTCATATATTGAACATAAACCCAATAAAGCTGTCATTACCTATAATGTAACAACAAGAAAAGCTTATACTATAGGTAAAATAGAATACGACTTCATCGACACAACCCTATCAGAAATTGATATTCAATCTGGAAGCCTATTAAAAGCAGGAGATGACTTCAATACTTACACACTTGATGATGAAAGAACAAGAATCTCAGAAACCCTTAGGAATCAAGGCTATTTTAAGTTTAACCCCGAATATATAAACTACCTGGTTGATACTGCATTGAATAATCATCAAGTTCATATCATAACCAAAATTAACCCTCCACTTTCAAAAGATTCAGATACCATAACTGGTCATTTTACACGTTACAAAATAGATAATGTCTATATCTATACAGACTACGAAACCGATCAGAAACTTAATCAAGCTTACGATACATTAGTAGTGGACTTAGCAACAACCAGAAAAGCAAAAGCCATAGGTACCTACCATTTTCTCTATAAAAACAAACTCAGAGTTAACCCAAATGTCATTGCTCAATCCATTTTTATTGAGCCTGATGAGGATTTTAATAGTCGCGACCTAAAAGAAACCTATCAAAAACTCAATCGCTTTCCTACATTTAAATATATAGATATTAATTACAGAACAACTGAGGATTCTTCAAACGACAAACTAGACACTCACATTAAATTATATCGTAGCAAACTTCAATACTATACTTTAGAGACCGACGGAACCAACTCCAGTGGGGATTTGGGAGTAAGATTAGGGGTTCACTATGGAAATAAAAGTCTTTTTAGAGGAGGAGAACTATTAAGTCTTCGACTCACAACAGCATTTGAGAACAGGAAATATAATGGATATGAAAATACTAGTAAGTTTTTATTCTTCAACACTCTGGAATATGGGGTTTTATTGAGTATTTATAGCCCAAGCTTTATCGTTCCTATCAAACAGAGCCGATTTCCAAAATACTTCAAACCTCAAACTGTTATCCAATTTGGGTATAATTACCAGCTTCGCCCCTCCTACAAACGACATCTAACTAGCTTTCAGTTTGGTTATGAGTGGAGACAAAAGAAATTTGTTTTTCACCGACTCACAGCTCTAGACGTGAGCGTAATTAAAATCTACCCCTCGGATGAATTTCAAGCAGCCCTCGATACCATTAGTAATCTACGCTATAAAGATCAATACCAAGACCACTTTATTGCTGCTTTAAAATATGATTTCATTTATAACTCTCAAGAAATCCGAAAACATAAGAGCTTTAAGTTTTTCAATGCCCGTTTTGAAGCTGCAGGGAATCTATCCTATGGTTTATCGGAATTGTTCAATGCTAAAAAAACAAACGGATATTATACTGTTTTTGGAATTAGGTATGCCCAATATTTAAAATTAGAATTAGACTACCGCCACTATATTGCACTCACCAACCGACAGGGCATTATTTACCGATTCAACACAGGACTTGGATTACCCTATGGAAATAGTTTAGCGTTACCTTTCGAAAAAGGCTTTTATGGTGGAGGAGCTAATGGAATGAGAGCATGGGCATATAGAGATTTAGGACCTGGCATTTACAAAAACCCTTATGGCCCAGGTTATGATAAAATGGGTGATATAAAAATCGAAGCCAACCTAGAATATCGATTTCCATTATACAGCTATTTAAAAGGAGCAGCGTTTATTGATATTGGAAATATATGGCAATTATACAAAAGTGATGCCTTTGAAGGAGGAAAATTCAACCTCGATACTTTCTATAAACAGTTTGCTATGGATGGAGGAATTGGATTTAGATTGGATTTAGATTTTTTCATTATCCGGCTCGATGGAGCGGCTAAATTTATAGATCCAGCAAAAGACAATGGTGATAGATTTGTATTACCCAAGGCTCATATCTCAGATATCTATTGGAGCTTTGGTATTGGTTATCCTTTCTAG
- a CDS encoding class I SAM-dependent RNA methyltransferase — protein MQENHQYVAKTFAGLEGVLAEELKALGATEVIEAYRAVEFKGTQEILYKANYQARTAIRILKPIANFEAANETDFYRAVSKINWSKYLDLEKTFAIDATVSNSKMNHSKYVALKTKDAIVDQFNRKIGKRPNVDTDFPDLRINIYLHNNHCTLSFDSSAISLHKRGYRKETGEAPLNEVLAAGMILLSGWDKKSNFIDPMCGSGTLLIEAALIANNVPCGFYREYYGFKKWEDFNEELWEKVKKEAFDFDEEFEHEIIGNEWSKEVAEKAMRNIRHAKLHHDITINVGDIANFTPPAGGGIVIVNPPYGERLQTRDIIGLYKKMGDSFKQNYPGYTAWVISSDMEALKRLGLHPTRKIELWNGPLLCKFEKFELYTGSKKAKYQDNDNYERRD, from the coding sequence TTGCAAGAAAATCACCAATATGTAGCCAAAACCTTCGCCGGACTAGAAGGCGTTTTGGCAGAAGAACTTAAGGCTTTAGGAGCCACAGAAGTAATAGAAGCCTATAGGGCAGTAGAATTTAAGGGCACGCAAGAAATTTTATACAAGGCCAATTACCAAGCACGAACTGCTATCAGAATTTTAAAGCCTATTGCTAATTTTGAGGCTGCTAATGAAACAGACTTCTATCGAGCTGTAAGTAAAATCAACTGGTCCAAGTATTTAGATCTTGAAAAAACATTTGCTATTGATGCAACAGTAAGCAATAGCAAGATGAATCACTCAAAATATGTAGCATTAAAAACTAAAGATGCTATTGTTGATCAATTCAACAGAAAAATTGGCAAAAGACCCAATGTAGATACTGATTTTCCAGATTTAAGAATCAATATCTATCTTCACAATAACCATTGTACTTTAAGCTTTGATAGTTCTGCTATATCCTTACACAAAAGAGGCTATAGAAAAGAAACTGGTGAGGCTCCATTAAATGAAGTATTGGCTGCGGGTATGATTCTACTTAGCGGATGGGATAAGAAGAGTAATTTTATCGACCCTATGTGTGGCTCGGGAACTTTACTCATTGAAGCTGCTTTAATTGCCAACAACGTTCCTTGCGGATTCTATAGAGAATATTATGGCTTTAAAAAATGGGAAGACTTTAACGAAGAACTTTGGGAAAAAGTTAAAAAAGAAGCCTTTGATTTTGATGAGGAATTCGAACATGAAATTATAGGGAACGAATGGTCGAAAGAGGTGGCCGAAAAAGCCATGAGAAACATTCGCCATGCAAAACTTCATCACGATATAACTATCAATGTTGGAGACATCGCTAATTTTACACCTCCTGCAGGAGGTGGAATAGTTATTGTAAACCCTCCTTATGGTGAAAGATTACAAACGCGTGATATTATCGGTCTATACAAAAAGATGGGGGATAGCTTTAAACAAAACTATCCAGGCTATACAGCATGGGTAATTTCTTCTGATATGGAAGCCCTTAAAAGACTTGGCTTACATCCTACAAGAAAAATAGAATTGTGGAATGGCCCATTATTATGTAAATTTGAAAAATTTGAGCTTTATACAGGTAGTAAAAAAGCTAAATATCAAGATAACGATAACTACGAGCGTAGAGATTAG